Within Bacteroidales bacterium, the genomic segment GTCCGGGTCGGATAGCAGATCCACACCGCTCACCAGGATCTGTCCTTCTCCTGCCCGGGCTTCAAAGACAAGGGCCAGCGGCCTGTTTTCGAACCAGTCATCGATGATCCGCACAATGGGTTCTATCCTTTGTTCAATACCATCCAGCCTGATGGCCTGGCCATGATGCATGGCATCCCACCATTGCCAGTTGGAGTGAAATTCGGTGGGGAAATCCGCAAGCGCAGGATGAGCGGGATCGCATAAGAGTCCCAGGGTATGCGGAGCCTGTCCGCTTGTCCAGGCCGTGTTCCAGAATATGGAAGAGAATCCCAGGGCAATATTCCCTCCGGTTGAGTCGGACAGGCTATTTGGTACCAGTGTCCAGAGGACCTTCCCGCCACCCTTAAGGACCTCCAGGGCAGCCTGGTCCAGGTGGCCCGTCACATAGATGTCGTTTTCCTTGAATACTGGCAGATGCTCCGGATATACCCAGAAATCCCAGTCGTTGGAATACTGGTTCACCGAGATTTCCAGATTCAGTTTTTCAGGTCCGCTGACCTGACTGAGCTCAAACCGAATGCATCCAAGCAGGTTATTATCGAGCTTTATCTCCTTCTTTTCAAAGCGACCGCGGGCCAGGATGGTCTCATCCCGGGTACTGATTTTCCAGTGGATATCCGGATTGTTTAAAGCTTCGCTGCCAAAATGGGCCACTTCCACGGTGGCTTCGAAGGTTTCCTCGTTGGTGAAGATTCTTCTGGTCATCCGTGCAAGGGGTACTGTTGCATTGCAGAAACGGCTGTATTCCCCGGGGGTGATATAGCCTTTCTCTTCCCAGAAGGGGTCCAAAACCCCTACCAGGGCTGTTCCCTGGCCAGGAAAGTCATGCAGGTCGAGTAACTGAAATCCGGCCATACCGGGGGTACGCAGGGCTGCCTCAATATCGGCCTTGTAGCACAGGGCCTGGAGTTTGCCGGAAGCAAGCAAAAAGCTGTCTGCCAGATAAGCCATTCCGCTCGCCTCCAGGGTTTCCCTGAAAATTTCAAAATTCCGGGCTTTCAGTACCCCGTCGTATTTCCCGATCTCTTTGAAATCCGGATAGACACACCACTGTCCTATTTCATGGCTCACATAAGGTTTGGGAACTTTACCGGTGATCTCCCTGTAGTCGAAGGCGGTCTGGGGAGCCTGGCCGTTGATGATGCTGTTCAGTCCTTCCCCCCAGCGCTGAATGCGGGCATTTGGGTCGCTGAAAAAACCGGCCGACTCGATATAGGGCCATCCGGCCCCGCCGGTATAGATTCTCCGGGGATCTTTCTTTTTGAAATAGCTGACGAATTCTTCCAGGTACGGAACCTGACTGGCACCGGCCGGTTCGTTCCCATAGGCCATCATACAGAAGGATGGATGGTTCCCGTATGAGGAAAGAATTTGTTCAGCCTCTTCGTAGAGCCATAAATCCAGGGCATGGCCATCTCCGACGGCAGCCCCGGAATTGGCCCAGCTGGAACACTCCACCTGCAGGTAGACCCCCAGCTCATCGGCAGCCTCAAAGGCTGCTTCGGGAGGGCACCAGGAGTGGAAGCGGATATGATTCAGGCCATGTGCCCTGGCGGCTTTTAAAAGTTTTATCCATGGCCCGGCAGTGGTGGGAGGATAAGCTGTTTTGGGAAAGATGGCACATTCCAGAGTGCCCCTCAGGAAAAGGGGACGACCATTGATGGTGAAGCGGGAACCTTCGGCCTCGAACTCGCGCATTCCAAAACTAAGCTGCCTGGTATCCACACCTTCTCCGGATTTCAGTTCCACGTTCAGGAGATAGAGCTTCGGATCGAATTCGTCCCACAAAGCCGGGGAGTCACCCATGGGATAGCTAAGCTCGAAAATCTCTCCATCCTCACTCTTTTTAACAACGAACTCATCTGCCACCGGCTTCAGCTTCTCACCACTTTCTCTGGAGCTGGCCCGGAGTTTCAGGATACAGGACCGCGGACCCTCGGTTAAATTCCCGACTTCTATTGCCACCTTTAGCAGGCCACGCTCCACATCAGGGAAGAGCCTTATTTTTTCTATGAAAACAAGTGGCAGGGCTTTCAGGGATAGACTCCCCGCCAGTCCGTTCCAGTTCGATTGGGTATGGTCGGCAAGGCTATGCGAATTTATCCCGGGATTGATTTCTTTGATCCGGTTATCGACCCGAATGGTTATTATATGTTCTCCTGGATCAAGCTGACCGGTCAGACGGTAGGAGTGGGGAGTCGCCAGACTGTTCTGCATCCCGATCTCCTGATCATCTATCCAGAGTTTTGTCTCCCAGTGCGGTCTCTCCAGGGACAGGACGATATGTTTATTGCTCCAGTTTTCAGGAATCGTGACTTCCTTTTGAAACCAGGCGGCGCCTACATACCTGAGTTCAGGTTGGAGCCAGAACGGGATCTTGATATTTCCCTCCTCCCTGTAGGGGGCATAACGGTCCATCCGGTACCACGAGCTGTCCACAATCTGGCTGGTCCATCTGGTATTT encodes:
- a CDS encoding beta-galactosidase; translation: MKKLSGLLLILLALTACNHQKELYMDLSGKWKVYLDKEDSGFTELSNHAGISETVILPGSLVENGLGDEISVNTRWTSQIVDSSWYRMDRYAPYREEGNIKIPFWLQPELRYVGAAWFQKEVTIPENWSNKHIVLSLERPHWETKLWIDDQEIGMQNSLATPHSYRLTGQLDPGEHIITIRVDNRIKEINPGINSHSLADHTQSNWNGLAGSLSLKALPLVFIEKIRLFPDVERGLLKVAIEVGNLTEGPRSCILKLRASSRESGEKLKPVADEFVVKKSEDGEIFELSYPMGDSPALWDEFDPKLYLLNVELKSGEGVDTRQLSFGMREFEAEGSRFTINGRPLFLRGTLECAIFPKTAYPPTTAGPWIKLLKAARAHGLNHIRFHSWCPPEAAFEAADELGVYLQVECSSWANSGAAVGDGHALDLWLYEEAEQILSSYGNHPSFCMMAYGNEPAGASQVPYLEEFVSYFKKKDPRRIYTGGAGWPYIESAGFFSDPNARIQRWGEGLNSIINGQAPQTAFDYREITGKVPKPYVSHEIGQWCVYPDFKEIGKYDGVLKARNFEIFRETLEASGMAYLADSFLLASGKLQALCYKADIEAALRTPGMAGFQLLDLHDFPGQGTALVGVLDPFWEEKGYITPGEYSRFCNATVPLARMTRRIFTNEETFEATVEVAHFGSEALNNPDIHWKISTRDETILARGRFEKKEIKLDNNLLGCIRFELSQVSGPEKLNLEISVNQYSNDWDFWVYPEHLPVFKENDIYVTGHLDQAALEVLKGGGKVLWTLVPNSLSDSTGGNIALGFSSIFWNTAWTSGQAPHTLGLLCDPAHPALADFPTEFHSNWQWWDAMHHGQAIRLDGIEQRIEPIVRIIDDWFENRPLALVFEARAGEGQILVSGVDLLSDPDKRPEAKQLIYSLKKYMSSSRFQPGPEISMEELQRLTKPDF